A part of Myxococcus landrumus genomic DNA contains:
- a CDS encoding electron transfer flavoprotein subunit alpha/FixB family protein: MPIVLIVAEQQPDGHLRKASLNAIGAGKQLADKAGAELHIAILGKDPAKVVDELKTTGAKAVHVGAAAELEHYLAETYAPVLSTLATELKADYVGMASTAQGKDLMPRLAARLKAAMATDITGLNGSGADITFTRPMWAGNVFAEVKLTTPVKVFTVRATEFAAAAGGQAAAEVKTFAPKIEASKTKFVEFKEVKSARPELTEARVVISGGRGTKGDFKEIEALADDLGAAVGASRAVCDAGWVPNDLQVGQTGKVVAPALYIAAGISGAIQHLAGMKSSKTIVAINKDAEAPIFQVADYGIVADLFKVLPELRAELQKLK; encoded by the coding sequence ATGCCAATCGTTCTCATCGTCGCCGAGCAGCAGCCGGACGGGCACCTCCGCAAGGCCTCCCTCAACGCCATTGGCGCGGGCAAGCAGCTGGCCGACAAGGCCGGCGCGGAGCTGCACATCGCCATCCTGGGCAAGGACCCCGCCAAGGTGGTGGACGAGCTCAAGACCACCGGCGCCAAGGCCGTCCACGTGGGCGCCGCCGCGGAGCTGGAGCACTACCTCGCGGAGACGTACGCCCCCGTGCTGTCCACGCTCGCCACCGAGCTGAAGGCGGACTACGTGGGCATGGCGTCCACGGCGCAGGGCAAGGACCTGATGCCCCGGCTCGCCGCGCGCCTGAAGGCCGCCATGGCCACGGACATCACCGGGCTGAACGGCTCGGGCGCGGACATCACCTTCACCCGCCCCATGTGGGCCGGCAACGTGTTCGCCGAGGTGAAGCTCACCACGCCGGTGAAGGTGTTCACCGTGCGCGCCACGGAGTTCGCCGCGGCCGCCGGTGGCCAGGCCGCCGCCGAGGTGAAGACCTTCGCCCCGAAGATTGAGGCCTCCAAGACGAAGTTCGTCGAGTTCAAGGAAGTGAAGAGCGCTCGCCCGGAGCTGACCGAGGCGCGCGTCGTCATCTCCGGTGGCCGTGGCACCAAGGGCGACTTCAAGGAGATTGAGGCGCTGGCGGATGACCTGGGCGCGGCCGTGGGTGCGTCCCGCGCGGTGTGTGACGCGGGCTGGGTGCCCAACGACTTGCAGGTCGGTCAGACGGGCAAGGTCGTGGCTCCGGCGCTGTACATCGCCGCGGGCATCAGCGGCGCCATCCAGCACCTGGCGGGCATGAAGAGCTCGAAGACCATCGTCGCCATCAACAAGGACGCCGAGGCGCCCATCTTCCAGGTGGCCGACTACGGCATCGTCGCGGACCTCTTCAAGGTCCTGCCCGAGCTGCGCGCGGAGCTGCAGAAGCTGAAGTAG
- a CDS encoding cytochrome c oxidase assembly factor Coa1 family protein encodes MSATPEGSLVPQQGWWGRNWKWVVPVGCLGLLASCGCLGFLVVGLGVSSLSANMGAYTEAVAIATNDAQVRKAMGTPIKASGFPKQTSVNSINGVTHAQLAIPLDGPQADGLLQVDARKEGDGDWHYDVLTVEVEDGTRIDLRDDAPSERDVLPDGDDSGEPLPPTEEEPPGRDAQKPVPGKDSDIEL; translated from the coding sequence ATGAGCGCGACGCCCGAGGGCTCGCTGGTGCCACAGCAGGGTTGGTGGGGCCGCAACTGGAAGTGGGTGGTGCCGGTGGGGTGCCTGGGGCTGCTGGCCTCGTGCGGCTGCCTGGGCTTCCTGGTGGTGGGCCTGGGTGTCTCGTCGCTGTCCGCGAACATGGGCGCGTACACGGAGGCGGTCGCCATCGCCACCAACGATGCCCAGGTGCGCAAGGCGATGGGCACTCCCATCAAGGCCAGCGGCTTTCCCAAGCAGACGTCGGTGAACTCCATCAACGGCGTCACCCACGCGCAGCTCGCCATCCCGCTCGACGGGCCCCAGGCGGACGGTCTGCTCCAGGTCGACGCGCGCAAGGAAGGCGACGGCGACTGGCACTACGACGTCCTCACCGTGGAGGTGGAGGACGGCACCCGCATCGACCTCCGCGACGACGCGCCTTCCGAGCGCGATGTGCTCCCCGACGGCGACGACTCCGGCGAGCCGCTGCCTCCAACGGAAGAGGAACCGCCCGGCCGCGATGCCCAGAAGCCCGTGCCCGGCAAGGACAGCGACATCGAGCTGTAG
- a CDS encoding GNAT family N-acetyltransferase — MPPRKTASSSEVLQGVLEALPLGQKLWVRGVTRDLAPLLRQGDAVRVLRCGPGDISPGDIALVRQGTRLTAQVVVSTGPWMTTTLLGTGARPGGALLGRVVSLRRGRWLLPLPRPLSPALWVAQRGLATAWGQRRTRLVYRAVRDFFFSGWSKPLRRHLVGPLEVRLLRPVDLEVLLVFAGERLSVSATFLRRQLGDRWGRDAQERRGAAVGALDTKGRMHGFAWMDSYREEGLPLDGVWVRSLVVAPQARRMGVATQLVSRLLEEAHRQGEPRVQADVDEDNDASLRTFEGLGFQRASAALTEQTNEAWDAAGSTKRLIVFERDSAP; from the coding sequence GTGCCGCCGCGGAAGACGGCCTCCTCCTCGGAGGTCCTGCAGGGTGTGCTGGAGGCGCTGCCCCTCGGGCAGAAGCTGTGGGTGCGCGGGGTGACTCGGGACCTGGCGCCGCTCTTGCGGCAGGGCGACGCCGTCCGTGTGCTGCGCTGTGGACCGGGTGACATCTCCCCGGGCGATATCGCGCTCGTGCGCCAGGGGACTCGGCTCACCGCGCAGGTGGTGGTCTCCACCGGGCCCTGGATGACCACGACGCTGCTGGGCACGGGGGCACGTCCCGGTGGAGCGCTGCTGGGGCGCGTGGTGTCGCTGCGGCGAGGCCGGTGGTTGCTGCCGCTGCCCAGGCCCCTGAGCCCCGCGCTGTGGGTGGCGCAGCGCGGTCTGGCGACAGCGTGGGGCCAGCGCCGGACCCGGCTAGTCTATCGGGCCGTGAGGGACTTCTTCTTCTCAGGCTGGTCGAAGCCGTTGCGGCGCCACCTGGTGGGGCCGCTCGAGGTGAGGCTCTTGCGGCCCGTGGACCTGGAGGTGTTGCTCGTCTTCGCCGGAGAGCGGCTGTCCGTGTCTGCCACCTTCTTGCGGCGGCAGTTGGGAGACCGCTGGGGCCGTGACGCCCAGGAGCGCCGAGGCGCCGCCGTGGGTGCGCTGGACACGAAGGGGCGGATGCACGGCTTCGCCTGGATGGACTCGTACCGCGAAGAGGGCCTGCCCCTGGATGGCGTCTGGGTGCGCTCGCTCGTGGTGGCGCCGCAGGCTCGACGGATGGGCGTGGCCACGCAGTTGGTGAGCCGTCTGCTCGAAGAGGCGCACCGGCAGGGCGAGCCTCGCGTACAGGCGGATGTGGACGAAGACAACGATGCCTCCTTGCGAACGTTCGAGGGGCTGGGCTTCCAGCGCGCCTCGGCGGCGCTGACCGAACAGACGAACGAGGCCTGGGATGCCGCGGGCTCGACCAAGCGCTTGATTGTCTTCGAGCGGGACTCCGCACCCTGA
- a CDS encoding DMT family transporter, with translation MSISTPGSMGGAVSRMERLKGFQADGALLFITAIWGVTFVVVKDALGFADPFTFVALRFAVGALALSLVAGKQVFAPKNLRHGALLGVFLFLGFALQTWGLTFTTPSRSAFITGMFVVFVPLLSMLLFRRMPTRTAWLGVVLAVAGLFLLTRPSEGEDGGWLSQGVLLTLACAVAYAAHITLTERYASKEGVLGMVAVQLWCVSLLSVACLPFVERRVEWHPSLLMAVLVCGLLPSALAISIQTWAQARTSAVRAAVICALEPVFATLCSVALGREVLGAPEILGGGLIFVGVMVAELGAPAWGWWKSRRQGVQAAG, from the coding sequence ATGAGCATCTCCACTCCAGGCAGCATGGGCGGCGCGGTCTCCCGCATGGAGCGGCTCAAGGGCTTCCAGGCGGACGGCGCGCTGCTGTTCATCACCGCCATCTGGGGCGTCACCTTCGTCGTGGTGAAGGACGCGCTGGGCTTCGCGGACCCGTTCACCTTCGTCGCCCTGCGCTTTGCCGTGGGCGCGCTGGCGCTGAGCCTGGTGGCGGGCAAGCAGGTGTTCGCGCCGAAGAACCTTCGCCATGGCGCGCTGCTGGGCGTCTTCCTGTTCCTGGGCTTCGCGCTCCAGACGTGGGGGCTGACGTTCACCACGCCTTCTCGCTCCGCGTTCATCACCGGGATGTTCGTGGTGTTCGTCCCGCTGCTGTCGATGCTCCTGTTCCGGCGCATGCCCACGCGGACGGCGTGGCTGGGCGTGGTGCTGGCGGTGGCGGGGCTGTTCCTGCTCACGCGCCCCTCGGAGGGCGAGGACGGCGGGTGGCTGTCCCAGGGCGTGCTGCTGACGCTGGCCTGCGCGGTGGCGTACGCCGCGCACATCACCCTCACGGAGCGCTATGCGTCGAAGGAGGGCGTGCTGGGGATGGTGGCGGTGCAGCTGTGGTGCGTGTCGCTGCTGTCGGTGGCGTGCCTGCCCTTCGTCGAGCGAAGGGTGGAGTGGCATCCGTCGCTGCTGATGGCGGTGCTGGTGTGTGGGCTGTTGCCGAGCGCGCTGGCCATCAGCATCCAGACGTGGGCGCAGGCCCGCACGTCGGCGGTGCGAGCGGCGGTCATCTGCGCGCTGGAGCCGGTGTTCGCGACGCTGTGCTCGGTGGCGCTTGGCCGCGAGGTGCTGGGCGCGCCGGAGATTCTGGGCGGCGGGCTCATCTTCGTGGGGGTGATGGTGGCGGAGCTGGGCGCGCCGGCCTGGGGCTGGTGGAAGTCAAGGCGACAGGGAGTGCAGGCGGCGGGATGA
- a CDS encoding MBL fold metallo-hydrolase, translating into MSVELRRNGLHLTGTLLSLDAKRKSPLCFVSHGHSDHIARHERTIATTATLRFMEHRLGPVSAPLAAPFRRPFELGPLVLELLPAGHILGSAQLRVIRADGRRIVYTGDLNVVPSLTAEATEVAECDTLVIESTFGHPRYRFPPRAEVFGQVEAWVRRQWERDAVPVLLGYPLGKSQEAMKYLSGRGFSLVAHSSIYEVVKLYADLGVPIENVRLFTGKVEPGEVLFFPPHQVRSGALSHLWPRGTAVLTGWALDPGAARRYGADVAFPVSDHADFPSLMAYVKATGASEVVTCHGFAEELAQALRDAGVDARPLGGKPQQLALL; encoded by the coding sequence ATGAGCGTGGAGCTGCGGCGAAACGGGTTGCACCTGACGGGCACCCTCCTGTCCCTGGATGCGAAGCGCAAGTCGCCGCTGTGCTTCGTGAGCCATGGGCACTCGGACCACATCGCCAGGCATGAGCGCACCATCGCGACGACGGCGACGCTGCGGTTCATGGAGCATCGGCTGGGGCCGGTGAGTGCGCCGCTCGCCGCGCCCTTCCGACGTCCGTTCGAGCTGGGCCCGTTGGTGCTGGAGCTGCTGCCCGCGGGACACATCCTGGGCAGCGCGCAGCTTCGGGTCATCCGCGCGGATGGACGGCGCATCGTCTACACGGGCGACTTGAACGTGGTGCCATCGCTCACGGCCGAGGCGACGGAGGTGGCGGAGTGCGACACGTTGGTCATCGAGTCGACCTTCGGCCATCCGCGCTACCGCTTCCCGCCGCGCGCCGAGGTGTTCGGACAGGTGGAGGCGTGGGTGCGTCGGCAGTGGGAGCGCGACGCGGTGCCGGTGTTGTTGGGCTATCCCTTGGGCAAGAGCCAGGAGGCGATGAAGTACCTGTCGGGCCGGGGCTTCTCGCTGGTGGCGCACTCCTCCATCTACGAGGTGGTGAAGCTCTACGCGGACCTGGGGGTTCCCATCGAGAACGTGCGGCTGTTCACCGGAAAGGTGGAGCCGGGTGAGGTGTTGTTCTTCCCGCCGCATCAGGTGCGCAGCGGGGCCCTGTCGCATCTGTGGCCGCGAGGCACGGCGGTGCTGACGGGCTGGGCGTTGGACCCGGGGGCCGCGCGCCGGTATGGCGCGGATGTGGCGTTCCCGGTGTCGGACCACGCGGACTTCCCTTCGTTGATGGCCTACGTGAAGGCGACGGGGGCGTCCGAGGTGGTGACGTGTCACGGATTCGCGGAGGAGCTCGCACAGGCGCTGCGGGACGCGGGCGTGGATGCGCGGCCGTTGGGCGGCAAGCCACAGCAGCTTGCATTGCTGTGA
- a CDS encoding MOSC domain-containing protein, translating to MARSPRLVGRVVRVLVCTEKKTFVTREVAEVPLTFEGIEGDRHAGHTRPADVRTPWYPKGAPIRNTRQLSLVSSEELAQVADTLGIPEVLASWLGANIELAGIPRLTQLPPGSRVFFPQDAVLAVEGENEPCTGPGKVIEVHHPGHEKLASRFVKAAWERRGLVAWVDRPGVIRAGDEVQVMLPKPVTYVLPAE from the coding sequence ATGGCTCGTTCTCCACGACTGGTCGGACGCGTGGTCCGCGTCCTGGTGTGCACCGAGAAGAAGACCTTTGTCACGCGTGAGGTGGCCGAGGTGCCGCTGACCTTCGAGGGAATCGAAGGCGACCGTCACGCGGGGCACACGCGTCCAGCCGATGTGCGCACTCCCTGGTATCCGAAGGGCGCGCCCATCCGGAACACGCGTCAGCTCTCGCTGGTGTCGTCGGAGGAGTTGGCGCAGGTGGCGGACACGCTGGGGATTCCAGAGGTGCTCGCGTCATGGCTGGGCGCGAACATCGAGCTTGCCGGCATCCCCCGGCTGACGCAGCTGCCGCCGGGCTCGCGCGTGTTCTTCCCACAGGACGCGGTGCTGGCGGTGGAAGGGGAGAACGAGCCCTGCACCGGCCCGGGCAAGGTCATCGAGGTTCATCATCCCGGCCACGAGAAGCTGGCGAGCCGCTTCGTGAAGGCCGCGTGGGAGCGTCGGGGCCTGGTGGCCTGGGTGGACCGTCCCGGTGTCATCCGCGCGGGCGATGAAGTCCAGGTGATGCTGCCCAAGCCGGTGACGTACGTGCTGCCCGCGGAGTGA
- a CDS encoding pentapeptide repeat-containing protein: MPKAPSIEKLLQNGSAEWNRLRKGGQVPTEHTGATFTQLFSANADLSGLGLVGSEWERCDLSKINFRDTDLSNAYFHGGRLQDCDFRGANLEGATFEKLKLLRCDFTGAKGLDDMEMDDVDMDRVVGLDGEEAPPPPPPPAQGITAFTREQREKALGVQANALLQGDPAAEELPPFKPQDPPGSLFFRGLKRLAMPPLWVLDVPGLRPLVPQRMPPGSSLETLYREAVKTRLENKKPMADPAVVEKAQKSLRMGAKDANVAAMYLREVGVLPLFRFATAQVLKGALREEVEVDDLTGSIDPRTTGALLELRLTHEVVEHLQEARRRLSATQLYTALLEAGFSPDNNWDEALESSEAALELAQMATGDNRDALFEGFQVFAALPEEARLRRLAYLAESVTNLELVSRMPEGMEPSWLNGPETRECHEREMTYVQSLKAEDIPSKVAALAKAELGVPEGEVPEESDGDLFIHLRCDVCGKEKLIVQSPDE; encoded by the coding sequence ATGCCGAAAGCCCCCAGTATCGAGAAGCTCCTCCAGAACGGGTCGGCCGAGTGGAACCGACTGCGCAAGGGCGGTCAGGTCCCGACCGAGCACACTGGCGCCACCTTCACGCAACTTTTCTCCGCCAACGCGGACCTGTCGGGCCTAGGGCTCGTGGGGTCCGAGTGGGAGCGGTGCGATTTGTCCAAAATCAACTTCCGGGACACGGACCTGTCGAACGCCTATTTCCATGGCGGTCGGTTGCAGGACTGTGACTTCCGGGGGGCGAACCTCGAGGGAGCCACCTTCGAGAAGCTGAAGCTCCTGCGCTGTGATTTCACGGGCGCCAAGGGCTTGGACGATATGGAGATGGACGACGTGGATATGGACCGCGTCGTCGGGCTGGACGGGGAAGAAGCCCCGCCGCCGCCTCCTCCGCCTGCCCAGGGAATCACCGCGTTCACCCGCGAACAGCGCGAAAAGGCGCTGGGCGTCCAGGCGAACGCACTGCTCCAGGGCGACCCCGCCGCGGAGGAGTTGCCCCCGTTCAAGCCCCAGGACCCCCCTGGCTCCCTCTTCTTCCGCGGCCTGAAGCGCCTGGCCATGCCCCCGCTCTGGGTGCTGGACGTGCCGGGGCTGAGGCCGCTGGTGCCACAGCGGATGCCTCCGGGCAGCTCGCTGGAGACGCTCTACCGCGAGGCGGTGAAGACGCGGCTGGAGAACAAGAAGCCGATGGCGGACCCCGCCGTGGTGGAGAAGGCGCAGAAGTCGCTGCGCATGGGTGCGAAGGACGCCAACGTGGCGGCCATGTACCTGCGCGAAGTGGGCGTGCTGCCCCTGTTCCGCTTCGCCACCGCGCAGGTGCTCAAGGGCGCGCTGCGGGAAGAGGTGGAGGTGGATGACCTGACGGGCTCCATCGACCCTCGCACGACGGGCGCGCTCCTGGAGCTGCGGCTGACGCACGAGGTGGTGGAGCACCTGCAGGAGGCTCGGCGGCGCCTGTCGGCGACGCAGTTGTACACGGCGCTCCTGGAGGCCGGCTTCAGCCCGGACAACAACTGGGACGAGGCGCTGGAGTCGAGCGAGGCCGCGCTGGAGCTGGCGCAGATGGCCACGGGCGACAACCGCGACGCGCTGTTCGAGGGCTTCCAGGTCTTCGCGGCGCTGCCCGAGGAGGCGCGCCTGCGCCGCCTGGCGTACCTGGCCGAGTCGGTCACCAACCTGGAGCTGGTGAGCCGGATGCCCGAAGGCATGGAGCCGTCGTGGCTCAACGGGCCGGAGACGCGCGAGTGCCACGAGCGCGAGATGACCTACGTGCAGTCGCTGAAGGCGGAGGACATCCCGTCGAAGGTGGCGGCGCTGGCGAAGGCGGAGCTCGGCGTGCCCGAGGGCGAGGTCCCCGAGGAGAGCGACGGAGACCTGTTCATCCACCTGCGCTGCGACGTGTGCGGCAAGGAGAAGCTCATCGTCCAGTCACCGGACGAGTGA
- a CDS encoding RluA family pseudouridine synthase yields the protein MIEYRIETDTAGMRLDKLLRKRLPTVPVSHLFKMIRTKKVRVNGKRAQPEQLLAEGDVLTIRGDEKTLRGEDRPKVDRPPPPVDPSRLVILREDDWLMAVDKPSGMAVHTGSGITGGTLVDYVRAYLGPKAVRNDFTASPAHRLDRETSGVILVAKRRPAMVHFTEVFTHGLSKKRYLTLVKGKMTKESGVIDLPLSEHQQTAESKARRGVNMQDALTRWKVVKQSGDAALLSCAIETGRTHQIRRHLAAIGHPVLGDKKYGDFAYNRDVQARWGLKRLFLHAERIEFPHPDGSGKVAVEAALPPELRDVLKRAALLP from the coding sequence ATGATCGAGTACCGAATCGAGACCGACACCGCCGGGATGCGCCTGGACAAACTCCTGCGCAAACGGCTGCCCACCGTTCCGGTGAGCCACCTGTTCAAGATGATTCGCACCAAGAAGGTGCGGGTGAACGGGAAACGCGCGCAGCCCGAGCAGTTGCTCGCCGAGGGCGACGTGCTCACCATCCGAGGTGACGAGAAGACACTCCGAGGCGAAGACCGTCCGAAAGTGGACCGTCCCCCCCCTCCCGTGGACCCCAGCCGGCTCGTCATCTTGCGCGAGGACGACTGGTTGATGGCCGTGGACAAGCCCAGCGGGATGGCCGTCCATACCGGCAGCGGCATCACCGGGGGCACCCTGGTGGACTACGTGCGCGCCTACCTGGGGCCCAAGGCCGTCCGCAACGACTTCACCGCCTCCCCCGCCCACCGGCTGGACCGGGAGACCTCCGGCGTCATCCTCGTGGCCAAGCGCCGCCCGGCGATGGTGCACTTCACGGAGGTCTTCACCCACGGGCTCTCCAAGAAGCGCTACCTCACCCTGGTGAAGGGGAAGATGACCAAGGAGTCCGGGGTCATCGACCTGCCACTGTCCGAGCATCAACAGACGGCCGAGTCCAAGGCCCGTCGCGGGGTGAACATGCAGGACGCGCTCACCCGATGGAAGGTCGTCAAGCAGTCGGGCGACGCAGCGCTCCTGTCCTGCGCCATCGAGACGGGGCGCACCCATCAGATAAGAAGGCACCTGGCGGCCATCGGCCACCCGGTGTTGGGGGACAAGAAGTACGGTGACTTCGCCTACAACCGCGACGTGCAGGCGCGCTGGGGGCTCAAGAGGTTGTTCCTGCACGCCGAGCGCATCGAGTTTCCCCACCCGGATGGCAGTGGCAAGGTGGCCGTGGAGGCCGCACTCCCACCCGAGCTCCGGGATGTGCTCAAGCGGGCCGCGTTGCTGCCCTGA
- a CDS encoding penicillin-binding protein 1A, which yields MSDSKTTDRGRSKLVLEGVSPTRWWKVLLKLAGWLALTGGTAAALGLVGLYYVFSEGLPAIPKVDEYWPPIVTEVYTDDAVLAGEFYNERRKVVPYERIPKRLVQAFIASEDSSFFDHFGVDVLGTARAAFKTIGAKLGLRSGGIQGGSTLTQQTAKAVLISAEGYKSATAKTLKRKIREAILARRLEEALTKEEILYLYLNNVFLGHHSYGVQSAAENYYRKDVRDLTLGEMTLIAGLPQAPSRYSPFLRPDAARKRRAYVLRRMLTEGMISQAEHDAANAEAVNVYPVEDVFHEFAPYFVEQVRKDVVDRYGNPALLKEGLKVFTTMDSERQRAAQDAVMDGLLSLDKRQGWRGPVQQLGPEALKAFIERAKRALGKEALVEGRLYVAAVTAIDSDGKGADIQVGPHAARLPLLGMRWARKVNPEGYYPAMMISSVKKAITVGDLVVVRHVTKKDLTDDKEQWDKGLAADIPDEGVKLFRLEQTPEAQSALVSVDPHRQYLTAMVGGYDFDDNEFNRAFQACRQPGSAFKPFVYSAALEQLNWTEATIIVDSPIVEHDPDNKVSWKPENYSEEFVGDVLLRTALVNSMNIPAVKTFGAVGVKNMAAWSTKLGINTPMNMDFSAALGSSCVYPVDLANAYATFNRYGRKKPTYFVRKVEDRWGRTLEDHTAFDDAWAPLQDRVAAGYARLFEPGEQVMSAEVGFILTHLLRGVVQQGTGGPATRLGKPAAGKTGTTNDSFDAWFAAYTRDLVTVAWVGYDLNPHPLGRYETGGRAALPIWLNYMKRALEGRPQSEFFPWQSMDLVRLHIDKKTGKIAPAGSKNSELMFFKKGTEPKDAVPDKNTVDVDQFMMGAQ from the coding sequence ATGTCCGACTCCAAGACGACTGACCGCGGCCGCTCGAAGCTGGTGCTGGAGGGGGTTTCCCCCACTCGATGGTGGAAGGTGCTGCTCAAGCTGGCCGGTTGGCTGGCGCTGACGGGTGGCACGGCGGCCGCGCTGGGCCTGGTGGGCCTGTACTACGTGTTCTCGGAGGGGCTGCCGGCCATCCCCAAGGTGGACGAGTACTGGCCCCCCATCGTCACCGAGGTCTACACCGACGACGCGGTGCTCGCGGGTGAGTTCTACAACGAGCGCCGCAAGGTGGTGCCCTACGAGCGGATTCCGAAGCGGCTGGTGCAGGCGTTCATCGCCAGCGAGGACTCCAGCTTCTTCGACCACTTCGGCGTGGACGTGCTGGGCACCGCGCGCGCGGCGTTCAAGACGATTGGCGCGAAGCTGGGCCTGCGCTCCGGCGGCATCCAAGGTGGCTCCACGCTGACGCAGCAGACGGCGAAGGCGGTGCTCATCTCCGCGGAGGGCTACAAGTCCGCCACCGCGAAGACGCTCAAGCGCAAGATTCGCGAGGCCATCCTCGCCCGGCGGCTGGAGGAGGCGCTGACGAAGGAGGAGATTCTCTACCTCTACCTCAACAACGTCTTCCTCGGGCACCACAGCTACGGCGTGCAGAGCGCGGCGGAGAACTACTACCGCAAGGACGTGCGCGACCTGACCCTGGGCGAGATGACGCTCATCGCGGGCCTGCCCCAGGCGCCCAGCCGCTACTCGCCGTTCCTGCGTCCGGACGCGGCTCGCAAGCGCCGCGCGTACGTGCTGCGCCGCATGCTGACCGAAGGGATGATTTCCCAGGCCGAGCACGACGCGGCCAACGCGGAAGCGGTGAACGTGTACCCCGTGGAGGACGTGTTCCACGAGTTCGCGCCGTACTTCGTCGAGCAGGTGCGCAAGGACGTGGTGGACCGCTACGGCAACCCGGCGCTGCTCAAGGAGGGCCTCAAGGTCTTCACCACCATGGACAGCGAGCGCCAGCGCGCCGCGCAGGACGCGGTGATGGATGGCCTCTTGTCGTTGGACAAGCGCCAGGGCTGGCGTGGGCCGGTGCAGCAACTGGGGCCGGAGGCGCTCAAGGCGTTCATCGAGCGGGCGAAGCGGGCGCTGGGCAAGGAGGCGCTCGTCGAGGGCCGCTTGTACGTGGCCGCCGTCACCGCCATCGACTCGGACGGGAAGGGCGCGGACATCCAGGTGGGGCCGCACGCGGCGCGGCTGCCGCTGCTGGGCATGCGCTGGGCGCGCAAGGTGAACCCGGAGGGCTACTACCCGGCGATGATGATTTCGTCGGTGAAGAAGGCCATCACCGTGGGCGACCTCGTCGTGGTGCGCCACGTGACGAAGAAGGACCTCACGGACGACAAGGAGCAGTGGGACAAGGGGCTGGCGGCGGACATCCCGGACGAGGGCGTGAAGCTCTTCCGGCTGGAGCAGACCCCCGAGGCCCAGAGCGCGCTCGTCTCCGTGGACCCGCATCGCCAGTACCTCACGGCGATGGTCGGCGGGTACGACTTCGACGACAACGAGTTCAACCGCGCCTTCCAGGCGTGCCGTCAGCCGGGCAGCGCGTTCAAGCCGTTCGTGTACTCGGCGGCGCTGGAGCAGCTCAACTGGACGGAGGCCACCATCATCGTGGACTCGCCCATCGTCGAGCACGACCCGGACAACAAGGTGTCGTGGAAGCCGGAGAACTACAGCGAGGAGTTCGTGGGTGACGTGCTCTTGCGCACGGCGCTGGTGAACTCGATGAACATCCCCGCGGTGAAGACGTTCGGCGCGGTGGGCGTGAAGAACATGGCGGCGTGGAGCACGAAGCTGGGCATCAACACGCCCATGAACATGGACTTCTCCGCGGCGCTGGGCTCGTCGTGCGTGTACCCGGTGGACCTGGCCAACGCCTACGCGACGTTCAATCGCTACGGTCGCAAGAAGCCCACGTACTTCGTGCGCAAGGTGGAGGACCGCTGGGGCCGCACGCTGGAGGACCACACCGCGTTCGACGACGCATGGGCGCCGCTCCAGGACCGCGTGGCCGCGGGCTACGCGCGCCTGTTCGAGCCCGGTGAGCAGGTGATGAGCGCCGAGGTGGGCTTCATCCTCACGCACCTGCTGCGCGGCGTGGTGCAGCAGGGCACGGGTGGCCCGGCGACGCGCCTGGGCAAGCCGGCGGCGGGCAAGACGGGAACGACGAACGACTCGTTCGATGCGTGGTTCGCCGCGTACACGCGCGACCTGGTGACGGTGGCGTGGGTGGGCTACGACTTGAACCCGCATCCGCTCGGCCGCTACGAGACGGGTGGCCGCGCGGCGCTCCCCATCTGGCTCAACTACATGAAGCGCGCGCTGGAGGGCCGGCCGCAGTCGGAGTTCTTCCCGTGGCAGTCGATGGACCTGGTGCGGCTGCACATCGACAAGAAGACGGGGAAGATTGCGCCCGCCGGCTCGAAGAACTCCGAGCTGATGTTCTTCAAGAAGGGCACCGAGCCGAAGGACGCCGTGCCCGACAAGAACACCGTCGACGTGGACCAGTTCATGATGGGCGCGCAGTAG